The sequence ATTCCGGCGTAACAACCGTTGAATTTGCTGGCTCCGGGTGGCGTAAACCACCACGGTTTGGTCGACCAAGGGTTTCAGCCCGGTCTCCAAGAGCAGCGGGATGTCCATTGCGATCACTCCGGTATGCTGTTTTGCGAAGCGCTTCAAAGCCCTGATAACATAAGGATGGACGATCTGCTCCAGCTGTTTCCTCAAATGTGGATGTGCAAAGACTTGCTTTCCAAGGGTTCGGCGATTGATTTCCATCCGAACCCAGGATCGACCGGC comes from Elusimicrobiota bacterium and encodes:
- the coaE gene encoding dephospho-CoA kinase (Dephospho-CoA kinase (CoaE) performs the final step in coenzyme A biosynthesis.); the protein is AGRSWVRMEINRRTLGKQVFAHPHLRKQLEQIVHPYVIRALKRFAKQHTGVIAMDIPLLLETGLKPLVDQTVVVYATRSQQIQRLLRRNHLSRREALLRIRSQWPLTRKRASADIVILNTRDKGFLRLQIKRFIELLKNRLT